CAATTCCCCACCGAACAGACCCTGCCAATTCTCTTTTTACACGGATTTGGTGCCCAGTTGGGTCAGTGGCGTCGCAACCTGCTGCCTCTCAGCAAACGCCATCGCATCTATGGGTTGGATTTTCTCGGGTTTGGAGGTTCGCAAAAAGCCCCAGCCAACTACAGTATCCCGTTTTGGGCGGAATTGGTGTACGATTTTTGGCAGACGTGGATTGGCGAACCAGTAGTTATCGTCGGTCATTCCTTGGGATCGGCGATTGCGCTGCGTGCGGTAGCCGATTTCCCGCATATGGCCCGTGGCTTGGCCATGGTGACTCTTCCCCAGGTAGAACCGGCACCGCGGTGGGTACAGGGATTGGTCAATATTTTGGCGACTCCCATCACCATTTTTCCCATCTTACAATTGGCACGGCAGCCCTGGTTCCTGCGGCGATCGCTGTTGGGAATTTACCAGCGTCGGGAACTGGTAGACCAAGAGTTGGTCGATTTATTTGCCACTCCCCCGCGCGATCGCGGTACCCTAGGCGTGTTAACCCGATTGGTGCGTGCCAGTAGCCAACCCAGTTACGGCAGTGCGGTAGCGCCTTTGCTCGCCCACGTTGGGGTGCCCATCCTGCTACTATGGGGAAAATGCGATCGCGTGGTTCCCCTAGCGTCCGTGCGTCCGTACCTGCAACAAAATCCCCGGGTCCAACTTGTAGAAATTGACGGTGGCGGTCACTGCGTTTACGACGAACAAGCAGAAATCGTCAACCAAACCCTGCAAGCATGGCTCGAACGAGAACTTTTCCCAACCGCCAACCAGCAACCAAGGAGTGAGACAATCGATCGTGATGCGACAAATTAACTTCCTGCTGATTTTCATCTTTTGCCTGGCCCTCGTTATTTTCGGCATTCGCAACACCGATCCCGTCACCATTCATCTGATTCCCGGTTTGGATATTCAACCTCCCCTCTCCATTGCCTTAATTCTTGCTTTGGGACTGGGTGCCGTGCTAGCCTGGATATTTAGCCTTTGGGTGCGCTTGCAACAAAGCTTGGAATCCCTACCCCAAAAACGCAAAATCAAAAAGCAAGAACAACGCATCCAACAGCAAGAAGAAAGCATTCAAACCCTCAAACAGGAATTGGAAAAAGTACAAGCCAACACCCAACCGCAGCTGCCTCCCGACGAATCCCAAAATAACGAGCCTTCCTCCCAAACCAACGCCACCGAACCAGCAGCTACAGAATCGCAAACACAGGCAACCCAGTAATTTATACCTAGCATGTCCAAAGCGCTGGGAATTCTGACCCAACTTTCTCAAAGCATTTCGCAAATCATCGAACGCGCACAACGGGGAGAAATTGACCCCTGGGATGTGCGCGTCATCGAGGCGATTGACCGCTACCTCAGCCAGTTGGATTTTGCCACCCAAAGCGATTTAAGAGTTCAGGAGCAAGAACTTTCCCTCAGCGGTCAGGCTTTTTTGCAAGCCTCCATGCTGGTATTGCTGAAAGCCGACCGATTGGATTTGTTGGCAAGTTTGGAGGCGGAGGAAACCGAAGCAACAGCAGATGGGGAAGCGGAGTTAGATGCCACCGCCAACGGGAGCGAACCCTCCCTGCCACCCCGTCTGGAAAAATACCTGCGCCGCCGCGGAGTGGCCCCCAAACCCCAAAAACGGCAAGCTTCTCTGGAAGAATTGCTGGCACAGCTGCAAAAAGTGGCGCAGGTGATGCAGGAAAAACCCCAAAAGCCGCGGCAAAAGCGCCGCAGCCACCGGCAAAATCGCCTGCGGACCGTCCAGTCTATTACGCGGCTGACCCAGGAAGAAAACGTAACCGAAACCGCCG
The Geitlerinema sp. PCC 9228 DNA segment above includes these coding regions:
- a CDS encoding alpha/beta fold hydrolase; translation: MANINQNTTNPSHNSQLGRQRDWIWRGWQIRYTSLPPQFPTEQTLPILFLHGFGAQLGQWRRNLLPLSKRHRIYGLDFLGFGGSQKAPANYSIPFWAELVYDFWQTWIGEPVVIVGHSLGSAIALRAVADFPHMARGLAMVTLPQVEPAPRWVQGLVNILATPITIFPILQLARQPWFLRRSLLGIYQRRELVDQELVDLFATPPRDRGTLGVLTRLVRASSQPSYGSAVAPLLAHVGVPILLLWGKCDRVVPLASVRPYLQQNPRVQLVEIDGGGHCVYDEQAEIVNQTLQAWLERELFPTANQQPRSETIDRDATN
- a CDS encoding LapA family protein; amino-acid sequence: MRQSIVMRQINFLLIFIFCLALVIFGIRNTDPVTIHLIPGLDIQPPLSIALILALGLGAVLAWIFSLWVRLQQSLESLPQKRKIKKQEQRIQQQEESIQTLKQELEKVQANTQPQLPPDESQNNEPSSQTNATEPAATESQTQATQ
- a CDS encoding ScpA family protein, coding for MSKALGILTQLSQSISQIIERAQRGEIDPWDVRVIEAIDRYLSQLDFATQSDLRVQEQELSLSGQAFLQASMLVLLKADRLDLLASLEAEETEATADGEAELDATANGSEPSLPPRLEKYLRRRGVAPKPQKRQASLEELLAQLQKVAQVMQEKPQKPRQKRRSHRQNRLRTVQSITRLTQEENVTETAAALEKFLQENWPSLAAETSWLSLEHLLLAWSRGNEMQEEKVRVFWALLVLSAQSKVELWQERFYGDIRMRWLEAPVSQNQRSLSAPPSASK